A section of the Sebastes fasciatus isolate fSebFas1 chromosome 5, fSebFas1.pri, whole genome shotgun sequence genome encodes:
- the LOC141767945 gene encoding duodenase-1-like isoform X2, producing MQYMVSLQNIYKKHVCGGFLIREDVVVTAAHCNALGVTSVVLGTHDLKKEEKEIRRDIKQRCKHKDYWDVEYGNDIMLLKLSQGAGPNDRVKTIPLPTSEMNTNSTETCSVAGWGYTITNGGAVDDLRVVNVSIIDPQVCKEQWLPYNFPANVICAGGYPTKEGFCQGDSGGPLVCNGKAVGVVSYNNGNCNYPNVPNVYLDLYKYLPWINQSILGDMKHYE from the exons ATGCAGTATATGGTCTCGCTGCAGAACATCTATAAAAAACATGTATGTGGAGGATTCCTCATCAGGGAAGACGTTGTGGTCACTGCTGCGCACTGTAATGCTTT GGGAGTTACATCTGTTGTTCTTGGCACCCACGATCtcaagaaagaagaaaaagaaataagaaGAGATATTAAACAGAGATGCAAACACAAAGATTATTGGGATGTAGAGTATGGTAATGACATCATGCTCCTCAAA ctgtctcaggggGCTGGACCGAACGACAGAGTAAAAACAATTCCACTTCCCACCTCTGAAATGAACACAAACTCAACGGAAACCTGCAGTGTAGCTGGATGGGGTTACACTATAACTAATGGTGGAGCTGTTGATGATCTGAGAGTGGTGAATGTGTCTATCATTGACCCACAAGTCTGTAAGGAGCAATGGCTTCCTTATAATTTTCCTGCCAACGTAATCTGTGCAGGTGGATACCCAACAAAAGAAGGATTCTGTCAG GGTGATTCTGGTGGTCCTCTGGTGTGCAACGGGAAGGCTGTTGGTGTTGTCTCTTACAACAATGGAAACTGTAACTACCCAAATGTACCCAACGTCTACTTGGATCTATATAAATACCTTCCCTGGATCAATCAGAGCATCCTCGGAGACATGAAACATTATGAGTAA
- the LOC141767952 gene encoding uncharacterized protein LOC141767952, which produces MGLLLLVKISPSMSRKLVLPQVPESVENLQNILLENLQLQGSFTLQFEDPDFNNALCNLMDIHELPPERVILDSDSVDSGSSLDTASLSTIESPQSPSAFIKNYLRSISEWPSPFPIPAFSYDVELKLRKGNEAYEKTKKGISITRDMKIDILDKIAQAVFEVKAYPDQDQIGSAASALVSRHPCLREPGSGTGYDGWKMSIKYKLGSYRSKLSNAGCIEVSINRRRSGEDDGAGPSLKRAKRGEINYVPDHPDTHTDDSLEEERLALVEELKKRNKNVALIKQQMEVTFSLRRKEIVELVPMVSEVQERWPALFYEAEIREEFLRITNKDLIDNFRAAINQHTPRLLKLYRARRTAFPPEMNQLLNRLDEEVNF; this is translated from the exons ATG GGTTTATTACTGCTGGTGAAAATCTCCCCATCAATGTCTCGTAAATTGGTGCTTCCTCAAGTACCTGAATCAGTTGAAAATTTGCAAAACATTCTTCTGGAAAATCTGCAACTTCAAGGCAGCTTCACATTACAGTTTGAGGACCCAGATTTTAATAACGCTCTCTGTAATTTGATGGATATTCATGAGTTGCCACCTGAACGTGTTATCTTAGACTCAGACTCTGTTGATTCAGGGTCTTCCCTGGACACAGCCAGTTTATCCACCATAGAGTCACCACAGAGTCCCTCCGCTTTTATCAAGAACTATCTGCGAAGTATATCAGAGTGGCCTTCACCTTTTCCCATTCCAGCCTTTTCCTATGATGTGGAATTGAAGTTACGCAAAGGCAATGAGGCATATGAAAAGACCAAGAAAGGTATCAGCATAACCAGAGACATGAAGATAGACATTTTGGATAAGATTGCTCAGGCAGTTTTTGAAGTGAAAGCCTATCCAGATCAAGACCAGATTGGGTCTGCTGCTTCTGCTCTCGTCAGTAGGCACCCCTGCCTTCGAGAACCGGGCAGTGGAACGGGGTATGATGGATGGAAAATGAGCATAAAATACAAACTTGGTAGTTACAGGTCCAAGCTAAGTAACGCAGGCTGCATTGAGGTCAGCATTAACCGGAGAAGAAGCGGTGAAGATGATGGTGCAGGTCCttctttgaagagagcaaagcGAGGGGAGATTAACTATGTTCCTGACCACCCAGATACCCATACTGATGACTCGCTGGAGGAGGAAAGACTAGCTCTGGTTGAGGAGTTAAAGAAGAGGAATAAGAATGTTGCACTCATAAAGCAACAGATGGAGGTGACATTCTCCCTGAGGCGCAAGGAGATTGTGGAGCTAGTGCCTATGGTGTCAGAGGTTCAGGAGCGGTGGCCTGCTCTGTTTTACGAGGCAGAG ATCAGGGAAGAGTTTCTTCGGATCACCAACAAGGACCTAATAGACAACTTCAGAGCAGCCATTAATCAGCACACTCCAAGGCTCCTTAAACTCTATCGGGCTAGGCGGACAGCTTTCCCGCCTGAGATGAATCAACTCCTTAACAGACTGGATGAAGAGGTGAATTTCTAG